In Alphaproteobacteria bacterium, the DNA window TACCCACCGAGAGGTCAAAGCCCCCGGTGAGCAGGGCAAGCATCTGACCCATGGCCACTATTGTCAGGTAGGTTGCCTGCCGCAGGACGTTCATGATGTTGCGGCCGGTCAAGAAATTGTCCGACATCAGACTGAACACAATCACAGCGCCCAGTAGCAGAAATGGCAGAACGCCGAGACGGACGAACGCCAGCTGCATCCAATATCCAACGGACCGTGCCCTCGTTCCATTCTTCTCGTCGGTCGGGGTCACGCGGCGGCCTTCTCGAAAAACTCACTCAATACGGCGCTCTCGGTAATTTCACCACCGACGAGTTCAGCATGCAGAACACCGCGATACATCACATATACACGGGTCGTTAAGTGGAGAATCTCCGGCAAATCGGATGACACCAGCAATACGCCGGCACCCGATTCGCATAGGTCGCGAATGAATTCATATATGGCCACTCGTGTACCGACATCGACGCCGACTGTCGGCTCGTCGAACACGAACAGCTTCACATCGCGCGCAAGGCTCTTACCAAGCAGCACCTTCTGCTGATTGCCGCCCGAAAAGTGGTCTACCGCGCGCTCGATCGAGGGCGGTTGTAGGTTCAATTGGACGGCGATATCGGTTGCCTTCGTCCGCTCGGCCGCTCGTCGGAGGAATATTGGTCCCGAGAACTGCGGCAGATGAAGGGATGAGAGGGAGACATTCTCCCGTACGTTGCGCATCAGTACCAGACCCTCTTCACGCCTGTCGGGCGGAATATAATATAAGCCACGATTCAGCATCTGCCGCGGCGTCAGTCCGGTGGCGTCTTGGCCATCGAAAATGATCTTGCCTGCGCTCAGTTGCTCGATGCCGAAACACGCCCGCGCCAACTCCGTCTTGCCTGACCCGATCAGACCCGCGATACCGACCACCTCGCCGCGTCGCACCGAAACCGATACTTCACGCAGTGCTCCGTTCTTCGTCGAGATATTCTCAATTTCGAGGATCTCATCCTGGGGCCTAAACTCGATCTTTGGAAAGATCTGCTCGATAACCCTACCCGTCATTAGGCGCACTAGCTCTTCATCGGTGGTTTCTTTGGCATCGACCGTATCCACATAGCGGCCATCACGCAGGATGGTGATGCGGTTGCCGATGCGCCTAATTTCGTTCATGCGATGGGTGATATAGATGATTCCGACGCCGTCCGACTTAGCTTGTTCGATCAGGTCAATGAGTTGGTTGGTTTCTCGTTCGGTCAGCGAGGACGTGGGCTCGTCGAGAATGAGAACCGAGAGGTCCGATCGGAACGCCTTTGCGATTTCCACCATCTGCTGTTCGGCGCGAGATAGGTACATCACCTTCTGCGAGGGCTGAATTGGGAAACCGAGACGCCCGAGTATCTCTTTGGCCCGGCCATGGAGGGACCGCCGATCGAGCAAACCCATCCTGGTGATCTCGGCGCCGAGGAAAAGGTTCTCCTCGACAGTGAGCTGAGGGACCAGGGAAAACTCCTGAAAAACCGCACTGATGCCGCGGCCTCTTGCGTCGTGAACCGAATGAAGTTCGACATCCTGGCCTTGGAATCGGATGCGACCGGATTCAGGCCGCAGCGCACCGGCGATGATCGATATCAAGGTCGATTTGCCGGCCCCGTTTTCGCCAAAAAGGATGTGAACCTCACCCGGACGCAGGTCGAAGTCGACCCTGTCCAGCGCCAGCACGCCGGGGAAGCGCTTGGTGATCGACTTCAGTTCCAGGAGCAGGGGGGGGCCTTCCGACATGGGCCCCCCGCCCACGTGTTCATCAACCATGGTCTGGTTGGTTGAGGTTTGGCTTCAGTCGACCGTGAAGGTCGGCTTGAAGTCCTGCGGCGCAAGCGACGATTCGTAGTGGAAGGAATCGATATTGTTCGAATCGATCACATAAAGTGCAGGCCCGACATGCTTCGTGTAGTCCTTGCCTTCGAGTATCCGCACCGCCTGGTCGATGGCGACCCGACCCTGGATCACGGCCGAATCCGTGGGCGCGGCGAGAACCCTGCCACGCTTGATGTTCTCGTAGACCCCCGGTGTGAAATAGTAGGCCAGCACATTGATCTGATCCTGCAGACCGCGATCGCGAATCAGCTGAACCGCTGCCTCGGTGGTCGGCGACGTTCCGACGACATACTGGATGTCCGGATATGCCTCGAGCGTGTCCTCGACGAGCTTGAGCTGGATTTCCTTTCCGGTGTCGCCGTACTTGGTCTCCACGACTTCGATGTCGCTGCCCTCGATTGCCTTGAGGAAACCTTCATTGCCCGCTTCGACCCATCCCGCACCTGGCGGTCCGGGAAACCATGCAACTTTGACCTTGCCGCTGCCTTTGGGATGAAGCTTGGCGATGTATTCACCGGCCTTGAAGCCCATTTCGCCGAACGACACCAACGATTTGGCGGAAAGCTCGGGGGACGACATGCCGTTGATGACATCGATGACTGGAACGCCCTTGCCGCGGATCTCCTTGACTAGGTTGTTCAAGCCATCGAAGGATATGGCCCCGATCACGACAGCCTCAGCACCACGCGCGACGCAGT includes these proteins:
- the torT gene encoding TMAO reductase system periplasmic protein TorT, yielding MAGRTVPAVVVALGLAFSVSAQAQEWYPFPVEVWNPPFDMASPRTTVDYTPLDKAEKAWDICVSFPHMKDAYWMAVDYGVVAESERLGVKMQLVEAGGYTNLNKQVSQIEDCVARGAEAVVIGAISFDGLNNLVKEIRGKGVPVIDVINGMSSPELSAKSLVSFGEMGFKAGEYIAKLHPKGSGKVKVAWFPGPPGAGWVEAGNEGFLKAIEGSDIEVVETKYGDTGKEIQLKLVEDTLEAYPDIQYVVGTSPTTEAAVQLIRDRGLQDQINVLAYYFTPGVYENIKRGRVLAAPTDSAVIQGRVAIDQAVRILEGKDYTKHVGPALYVIDSNNIDSFHYESSLAPQDFKPTFTVD
- a CDS encoding sugar ABC transporter ATP-binding protein translates to MSEGPPLLLELKSITKRFPGVLALDRVDFDLRPGEVHILFGENGAGKSTLISIIAGALRPESGRIRFQGQDVELHSVHDARGRGISAVFQEFSLVPQLTVEENLFLGAEITRMGLLDRRSLHGRAKEILGRLGFPIQPSQKVMYLSRAEQQMVEIAKAFRSDLSVLILDEPTSSLTERETNQLIDLIEQAKSDGVGIIYITHRMNEIRRIGNRITILRDGRYVDTVDAKETTDEELVRLMTGRVIEQIFPKIEFRPQDEILEIENISTKNGALREVSVSVRRGEVVGIAGLIGSGKTELARACFGIEQLSAGKIIFDGQDATGLTPRQMLNRGLYYIPPDRREEGLVLMRNVRENVSLSSLHLPQFSGPIFLRRAAERTKATDIAVQLNLQPPSIERAVDHFSGGNQQKVLLGKSLARDVKLFVFDEPTVGVDVGTRVAIYEFIRDLCESGAGVLLVSSDLPEILHLTTRVYVMYRGVLHAELVGGEITESAVLSEFFEKAAA